A region from the Aegilops tauschii subsp. strangulata cultivar AL8/78 chromosome 5, Aet v6.0, whole genome shotgun sequence genome encodes:
- the LOC109740375 gene encoding WPP domain-associated protein produces MEAIQPASHPITKVFSERMTSLPNRPTVPDGWSVTSEDSLTPRLSFKSNSSTESYFEGSGRSLSRSNRHICAPNAETNYLEYLDMMKLEVDTHLDKLKGDVTGLENYTLPDNGYIVGTHLGMSLDVMLIEIDERFNALKLLLAVVFRQARDMPGLSNPSVTDLQWEHELQLEIIGITVAECIAGLQEELERELYEQISVTNIMSKNWQEAVSQFAAMREDLGALSKLLLPSVPESHISHTKQESSGSKSNKWKYLFGKKTKEDHASPRTEESKSFRKQKSMVISEKSDFRHLNAMTREETISYFKSEISKLKRAHELALQEKTEELFKLKREKGSLALQNDVEFEPLRKKIPQIIARMDQIMSKNIKAPTLHTTHDELDERCRLASKIDSLYYDNQHLRGLLADNMKDVKELSSQLSEASKDISLQLSSEQELLRQIEKSREEQEDLRIEGDVRDGLYRTVTRSLLDDSMDDMHEAALSFDAKLSSLEAVISEKEKALCLSNEEKRKLKEKLAALQKERFFREHQEDPEVIKQASAEMILRDIEVEPNNTSPGRSHEAPKQDVQYDELLKLNGSVMDYDGALIKNGQEKQLECILVSIMKLSKEFVEIEQKLSTEKTENRSEDLTDHCSHMVKQAVVLTKVGLWYKQMLETRRSELQKAEAKVVILGDKVNTHLSLLEKIYVTLDHYSPTLQKYPGLLDAFLKTCKLVAGLRSRHDEDETT; encoded by the exons ATGGAGGCGATCCAGCCAGCGAGCCATCCGATCACCAAG GTGTTTAGTGAAAGAATGACCTCTCTGCCCAACAGACCAACCGTTCCAGACGGCTGGTCTGTAACATCCGAAGATTCACTGACGCCGAGGTTGTCCTTCAAGTCCAACTCCAGCACTGAGAGCTACTTTGAAGGGTCTGGAAGATCGCTGTCGCGATCAAACCGACACATTTGCGCCCCAAATGCGGAGACCAACTACTTGGAGTACTTAGATATGATGAAACTGGAAGTAGATACACATCTGGATAAGCTCAAGGGGGATGTAACAGGTCTGGAGAACTACACTTTACCGGATAATGGCTACATAGTCGGCACGCACCTGGGCATGTCCCTTGATGTGATGCTGATCGAGATAGATGAAAGGTTCAACGCACTGAAGCTGCTGCTGGCCGTCGTGTTCCGGCAAGCTAGGGACATGCCTGGCCTGTCCAACCCTTCGGTTACTGATCTTCAGTGGGAACATGAGTTGCAACTGGAAATCATCGGCATTACAGTCGCAGAATGCATTGCTGGATTGCAGGAGGAGCTGGAGAGGGAGTTGTATGAGCAAATTTCTGTCACAAACATTATGAGCAAGAATTGGCAGGAAGCAGTATCTCAGTTTGCCGCGATGCGTGAGGACCTGGGTGCTCTTTCTAAGCTGTTGTTGCCTTCAGTACCAGAATCACACATTTCTCACACTAAGCAAGAAAGTTCAGGTAGCAAGAGCAATAAGTGGAAGTATTTATTTGGAAAGAAAACAAAGGAGGATCATGCCTCACCCCGCACCGAGGAAAGCAAGAGTTTCAGGAAACAGAAATCCATGGTTATCTCGGAAAAATCTGACTTCCGCCATTTGAATGCTATGACCAGGGAAGAAACGATAAGCTACTTTAAGTCTGAAATAAGCAAATTGAAGAGGGCTCATGAACTGGCCCTGCAAGAAAAGACAGAGGAGCTCTTCAAATTGAAACGAGAGAAGGGGTCTCTTGCTCTTCAGAATGATGTGGAGTTTGAACCTTTAAGAAAGAAAATTCCACAGATCATTGCTAGAATGGACCAAATCATGTCCAAGAATATAAAGGCACCCACACTTCACACGACTCACGATGAACTCGATGAGAGGTGCAGACTGGCAAGCAAAATTGATTCCTTATACTATGATAATCAGCATCTTAGAGGTTTGCTTGCAGATAATATGAAGGATGTTAAGGAGTTATCATCTCAGCTCTCTGAAGCCAGCAAAGACATATCTCTTCAGTTATCTTCAGAACAAGAGCTCTTGAGGCAAATTGAGAAAAGCAGAGAAGAGCAGGAGGACCTCCGAATCGAAGGTGATGTGAGGGATGGGCTATACCGTACTGTTACAAGAAGTTTACTTGATGATTCTATGGATGACATGCATGAAGCTGCACTGAGCTTTGATGCAAAACTGTCTTCACTTGAAGCTGTGATCTCTGAGAAGGAGAAGGCCCTGTGTCTGTCGAATGAAGAAAAGCGGAAGTTGAAGGAGAAGCTAGCAGCGCTACAGAAAGAGCGTTTCTTCCGAGAGCACCAGGAAGATCCTGAAGTCATCAAGCAAGCGAGTGCTGAAATGATTCTGCGTGACATCGAGGTGGAGCCTAACAACACATCACCAGGAAGATCACATGAGGCTCCCAAGCAAGATGTGCAGTATGATGAACTTCTCAAACTGAACGGTTCAGTTATGGATTACGATGGTGCTCTCATTAAGAATGGGCAAGAAAAGCAATTGGAGTGCATTTTGGTATCTATCATGAAGTTGTCAAAGGAGTTTGTGGAGATTGAGCAAAAATTGTCAACGGAAAAAACTGAAAACAG atCAGAGGATTTGACTGATCATTGCAGTCACATGGTCAAACAAGCCGTAGTTCTAACAAAAGTAGGCCTCTGGTACAAACAAATGCTTGAAACAAGGCGCTCTGAGCTCCAAAAGGCTGAAGCCAAG GTTGTCATTTTGGGCGACAAAGTTAATACGCATTTGAGCCTTCTCGAAAAGATATATGTAACTCTTGATCACTACTCTCCTACATTGCAAAAATACCCAGGG TTGCTGGATGCTTTCTTGAAGACATGCAAGCTTGTCGCAGGTTTGAGAAGTCGACATGATGAAGACGAAACAACATAG